CCATTGACGGTGATGTGATTAGTACCGGTGTTTTGCAAGTAGGTGGCCTTGATGCCAGCGGGGAGAGCAAGTCCAATGCAGGCATTAGTGGCACCACAGAAAAAGGTGAGGGAAATGATGTAAGATTTTGGGCGGGCAGCACCGCCGAGAACAAGGACAATGCCCCTTTCCGAGTATTGGAAAATGGCAGTTTATTTTCTACGGCTGGAGAAGTGGGAGGTTTTAGAATAGATGAAAGTAGCTTAGGTTCTTACGGTACGGGCAATGAATTTTCATACATAGAGAACCGAGGCACCCAAATAATGAATGCCTCAGCCGAGGCAGGCTGGCGCGCAATACAAATAAACAAGCGCGACCTGCCCTATGAAGATGTAGGGCTTGTGGTTCGAACCATGCGGCTAAGAGAGGGGCGCAGGCTTGTGGCTCTGAGGCTAGATGCAGCCAATATATCTGGCATAAAAAATAGTGAAAATATAGCCTTAGATATTACTAGCGGTCTCACAAAAATAAATGACAGATTGTATCAAAAAGGGCAAAAAGTGCTTTTCAGCACTGGTTATATTGGCCGTGCATACGATAATGTAGTAAAAGATAATTATAGGCAAACGCATGATTTTGTTTTTAACCAAGTGAATGGCAATATTACCATTACACTACCAAGCACAAGCGATATTAAAAGAAATGTAGCCGTGGATAGCTACAATGAGCTAGTGAGCTTTGAGCTTAACTTTTTAGTAACGAAAAGAGCCACTGGAAGAATTACCATTCAAGGGGCACCGGATGCCCAAATGCTAAACTCCGATGGCGGAATTATTTACGGCGGTAATGGATATCTCTATTTAACCCGTGGCGACAGCGTAAAAGTTCGTTATGCCGATGGAGATTATTACTTAATTCAAGAAAGAAGATAAGCTATGATACTAGATTTATTAAACAATAATTACGAAGCGCTCATTACACAGCTATGGCTAGTGATAAGCGTGTGGGTGGTCGTTTTAATTGCGATGGCCGTAGACTTCGCCGCAGGGCTGAAAAAAGCCCGTGAGCTGGGCGAGGCACGCACGAGCGAGGGATACCGCAGAACCATCAATAAATTCGTTTTTTATTATTCGATGATGAGCTTTGCGCTGATGTTTGACTTTCTCGATGTGATTACACCAGTGATACTTCCACACCCACTCCCTCTGATACCGCTATTTAGCATACTTGGAGCCATTGCCTTAGTATTTACCGAAGTGAAATCAGTCTATGAAAAGGCCGAGGACAAGCTCCGGCGAAAGACTGACAAAAGCGTTGAGGAGCTAATACGAATATTTAAAAACCGTGAGGACTTAATGGGAAGCGTTTTAGAAATGCTCCGCGAGGAAAAACAAAAACAAGACGACCAAAAAACAAGCGAAAATGAATTGCAGTAAAGACACCGCCCGATTAGACTTAGTGTTTAGAGAGGGAGATACCTCGCCCGCGTGGACGATAAACCTCCTAGACGGCGATGGAAAATCCGTAGATATAAGTGGCTTTCAGTTTTATATGGAAACCCAAGATTTGAACGGCAATCGCCAAGAACTTAGAACCATTGGGCGGGGGCTTTCCATTGAACACAATAATTTGATAATTGAAAAAAAGCAAAGAGAAAATTTGCCCGATGGCATCTATTCCTATGCGCTGAAAATGAAAAAAAACAACGGCGATATAATCACATTTTTGGAGGGAAAACTAACGATTAAAAAACTCATAGCCCATGAAAGTTAAAGTAAATAAAACCGAAAGGAAAATCACCGTAAATATTGAAAAGGGGGATGTTTTCAGCATTCAAAAGTTCATCAATACGATGAACCATACCACTGCCGAAGAAAAAGGAGAAATCAAGGCGGCAATGTTTGGTGATGAAATAGATAACAAAGCCAATGCTGATGCTTCTAATATCTCTGAAACTACCAAGTGGAAAAAGAAGCTGGAATATCTTACGGCTGCGGATATTGAAAGCAAAGCCGAGGCAAGTGATTTAACAAATGCAAAAGAAGATTTGCAAGAGGCCATCGCTTTAAAAGCTGACGAAACCGCCTTGCAAAGCACCAACTCAAGCGTGGCGTCTATTCAGAGCAGAGTGGATATAATTAACCAGCTCCTCCAAGTGAACGATGACACCTTGGATGAATTGCAAGAAATTGTCACTTTCATCAAGCAAAATAAAGAAGATTTGCAAAATCTCGATGTTTCAAATATTGCGGGGCTTGCTGATGCCTTAAATAATAAATTAGATAGAGAAGATGCAAGATATAAGTTTCTGAAAGAGGACGGAACAGCTTTAAAACTTCTTTATAATAAAGACCTTGATGATTTGGTAGACTCAGGCTTATATATAATTAGAAATAACCCAAATAAGGCTGAAAAATTTCATTTGCCTACTATGCAAAAGGGCTTCACTTATGATTATCATAAACTTATCGTATTGTCTGAAATGGGAAAAGGTGCCTTTTCGAAGTCTATTACGCAAATAATTTTACCTATTCACACTAACACAAAAATGTTTTATAGAATAAGAAACTATTACGGAAATTGGAGTGGTTGGAAAGAAATTATTACTAGTGATTCAAGT
This Ornithobacterium rhinotracheale DNA region includes the following protein-coding sequences:
- a CDS encoding phage holin family protein yields the protein MILDLLNNNYEALITQLWLVISVWVVVLIAMAVDFAAGLKKARELGEARTSEGYRRTINKFVFYYSMMSFALMFDFLDVITPVILPHPLPLIPLFSILGAIALVFTEVKSVYEKAEDKLRRKTDKSVEELIRIFKNREDLMGSVLEMLREEKQKQDDQKTSENELQ
- a CDS encoding pyocin knob domain-containing protein, with translation MKVKVNKTERKITVNIEKGDVFSIQKFINTMNHTTAEEKGEIKAAMFGDEIDNKANADASNISETTKWKKKLEYLTAADIESKAEASDLTNAKEDLQEAIALKADETALQSTNSSVASIQSRVDIINQLLQVNDDTLDELQEIVTFIKQNKEDLQNLDVSNIAGLADALNNKLDREDARYKFLKEDGTALKLLYNKDLDDLVDSGLYIIRNNPNKAEKFHLPTMQKGFTYDYHKLIVLSEMGKGAFSKSITQIILPIHTNTKMFYRIRNYYGNWSGWKEIITSDSSEYFGLSQANQTIESGVIREIDVQGRLDVKNLTEKESANTQFSKVLVLDNKGTLAQKDASNWQKTRLTSDYGQTQDFNEDDLNKFDRSKTGFFSVKKREVKNNPFPFGRGMLFSYGNATSATQFISSTMYEARFSTLYFRCNSNVWGYDRWRKITTEEDLGYFPPSHYGSYDQNKIVFKPIRTGGFASASYTGALIYGVNNSSHKTGSLSTFELDLEGAISGRKALINFNGDALPNIPQIKYSNKEAFQPNVELKIHLTYIDRNTILGTIYK